The DNA region AGCTAGTACGAACACCTGCGGGAGTGTTATTTTCTCGCCAGCTTCGAGCGTTATTGCTGTTATTGGACAAGCTTGAGAGACGTCCGAGAGAGACCAGCGTTCTCCACTAGATTCTCCCAGACATCCTTGCTGATACGTCATTGCAACTGGAGTTTCTATCTGCTGTCCATTCGTTTAAGGCAATTGCTCACCTCATTATGGGATACACCGGTTTAAGACCTTAACAGCTGCAACGAATTACATAACGGATCTTTTGTTTGAGCGGGCACAGAAATGAGAGATTGGAGCAAACGCGGCGCTATATCAAGCTCATACTCGCTTGATAATGTATCTTAATGTACGTCGGTTTTGGATATAATGTACCTTATATCCAAAATTAAGGTACAACCATGTCCATAGAAAGGACAGCTGGTACAGACATTCCGCCAGGTTCCCAGCGCTTGGGGTCTACCCCTCCGTACATTCCTAAATCGACACTAACCAGCGGATAGAGGTTTCCACCGTGATGGGAGTAACTCAAGACTCAAAACTATAAGGTTCCGCTGTCATTGGGCCCACTACTGCTTTATGAAGGACTTGATAAACCCGGGTCATGATGCCAGGACTTCAGGGTTACATATATACCACCTTTAATTGTAACCGAATTTTGTTCCATGAAAGCCCGATCTCAGAATAAACTTTTAGCACTCTAAGAAGCTTAGATGATAACTCTCCCCTAAGGGTTCATGGGAGAGAAGGTACTGCCGTATAGGCAGAGTAGCACTTTTCTACGGGAAGGCGCCATCTCACCAGCATGAACACTCCTGCACATCCGTTCCCATTTATACTATGCCAAGTGGTCAAAAATCATCAAAATTTAATTTTTTAAATTGTAATTTATAACTAATAAATTTTAATAACAAAAAGCAAATATTTAAAATATTAAAAATTGAACTGTGAATACAACGTGTTATTATAACTAAATTAAAAAGTAAAAATTTAGTAAAAAATTCGAGAGTCATTTGACATCATCAGGCCAAAAATTCAAAAAAGAGTATTGTGGCGTTAAATCAAAGAAAAAGGGATTAAAACCCTTCTTTTCGTTCTTTTTCCTCTATCCAGGCTATTATGTTTTCGACTATCCGAGGTGCCATGCCTATGTAGTTCTCCAGCTTCAGGCTTTCAAAGTCTTCCTCAGTTAAAAACTTTCTCACATCTTTGTTTCCTATGGCAACGTCTATCAGGTCCCTGTTCTCTCTGAACGCCCTCATTGCCAGTCCTCTCACCAATTCATGCGCTTCCTGCCTTCCCATCCCTTTCTCCGTCAGCTTCAGCATCAGCGGTTCTGCCATGATGAGGTTGTGAGTCATGTAGAGGTTCCTCTTAATGTTTTCCGGGAAGAACTCCAGGCCTGAGAGAACCTTCTTCATGCTCTTGAGCATCTCGTCAAGCAGGACAAAGCTCTCAGGAAGGATAACGCGCTCGACAGAGGAGTTCGTCAGATCCCTCTCGTGCCAGAGGGGATTGTTGAGCAGTGCAGGAATGACGTTGGAGTAGAGAACCCTCGCTAAGCCGCTCACCTTTTCGCTCAGTATGGGGTTCCTCTTGTGGGGCATTGTTGAAGAGCCCACCTGCCTCTTCCCAAAGGGCTCGCTGATTTCAAGTATCTCCGTCCTCTGGAGGTTCCTTATCTCCAGGGCAATCTTGTCAAGGGTCGAGGCGATGAGAGCCAAAACCATCATAAGCTCCGCATAGACATCGCGCTGGATTATCTGGTTGCTTATCCTGGCGGGTTTTAAGCCGAGGTCCTCCATGACGAGGCGCTGTATCTCAAGCCCCTTACTCCCAAAGCTCGCCATAGTGCCGACGGCGCCGCTCATCTGGCCAACTAAGACTCTTTCCTTCAGCTCATCTATTCTGTCCAAGTGCCTCTGTATCTCATCCAGCCATATCGCGAACTTCATGCCGTAGGTCGTTGGGACCGCGTGCTGACCATGGGTTCTTCCTATGCAGACGGTGTACTTGTGCTTCCCGGCGAGGTTCTTGAGGATCGAACGTATCTCCCTGAGGTCTTTCTTCACTATCTCCAGGCTCTCCTTTATGAGGAGGGCGTTGGCAGTGTCTATTATGTCATTGGAGGTGGCGCCGAGGTGGACGTATTTGCCGTGCTCGCCGCAGACCTCGCTAAGGGCCTTGACGACGGCCATTATGTCGTGGTGTATCTCGGCCTCTATCTCCTTGACACGCTCCACTTTGACCCACTTCGTGTTTGCTCTCTCGGAGATTACCCTTGCACTTTCCTCGGGAATGTTGCCCACCTTCGCATGGGCCCTCGCGAGTGCAGCCTCAACGTCGAGGAGCTTCTGGAGCTTGTTCTCCTCATCCCAGATGCGCCTCATTTCCTCGCTCCCGTAGCGGTAGTCAATCGGATGAACGGCCATATTATCACCAACCATATGGCAATTTCAGGACCTTAAAACCTTTCGCTTAACATGAATCTGTAGGACCAGGCGGCTGCATCGATTCCGTCATCGGAGCCACAAAGTGCTCAGAGAAAGCACGAAAGCGACCGAAAAGTATTTAACCAACATCCGTGAGATGCTAACGACAAAATTCCGGAGGTGCCAGAGATGGCTGAGGAGCACGTTGTCTACATAGGAAAGAAGCCGGTTATGAACTACGTCCTGGCCGTTATCACCCAGTTCAACGAGGGTGCTAAGGAGGTCAGCGTCAAGGCTCGTGGTAGGGCCATCAGCAGGGCCGTTGATGTCGCCGAGATCGTCAGGAACAGGTTCCTTCCAGAGGTCAGGGTCAAGGAGATTAGGATCGGCACCGAGGAGCTTCCGACTGCCGACGGCAGAACCGCGAACACCTCGACAATCGAGATCGTTATGGAGAAGCCATGAAATGTTGAATCCCCTTTCCTTTTACTCTCATGTTTCTCTTAACTTCAGTCCACGTTGTAGTGATGGAAACCCTTAATACTTATCGGGCGTATTCTCCATGGTGGCGCTTTTGAGTGGTAAAACGATAGGGGTTCATGATGAGAGGGCAAAGGAGCTCGCTCAGATACTGACCAGCGATAAGGCGCTCGCGATTCTCCACCTTATAGAGGATCAGGCACTCTCAATAAGTGAGATCGCAAGGGAGCTTGATATTCCCATCTCGACGGTATCGTACCACATGGAGAGGATGCTGAGGGTTGGCCTCGTTGAGGTGGCTGGGCGGAAGTACGGGAAAAGACTGCAGGAGGTAAAGCTTTACCGCGCGTCAAACAAACCCATCCTTCTGCTCCCCCGCAAGAGCGCCGCCAACGTAAAAAAGACGCTATTTCCCGGATTTGAGGGACTCCATGTCATCAGTCTGGCTCTGGCGGGACTCGTATCCGTGGCGGTGTACACTGTTTCTAAACGGCTCCTGGCAGTCCACCCAGAAAGCGGCGCCGGCAACATCCCAAGCTCCCCCCAGAAGATGGCACCACTAGTTGAAACCGCATCCCATCAGGGCACGAGTACGGTGTCTACATCTTCCACCGTTCCACTTCTCTTGGCACTCATTACGTTTATCTTGACGTTTAGCCTGTTTTTATACATCCTGCACAGACGGACCTGAAGAAAGGTTTTTAAGTTTCCTTCCCAACCCCCGCTAGAGAGGTGATGAAATGGCACCGAGAATCTCCGTAGGCCAAGTGGTTAAAAGGAAGGCAGTAGTTGTCAAACCCAGCGATACAGTTCACAGGGTGGCTAGGATTCTCTCCAAAAATAAGGTGGGAAGTGCGGTTGTTGTAAAAGATGACGAGGTAGTTGGGATAATCACGGACAGAGATATTCTGGATAAAGTCGTGGCGAAGGGCCTAAACCCCAAGGAGGTCAAGGTCAGGGAAGTCATGACGGAGAACCCGGTGACTATAGAGGACGACTACGATGTTCAGGACGCTATAGACAGGATGATGGACAGGGGAATACGGCGCCTTCTCGTCACCAGACTCGGAAGGCCGATAGGATTCGTAACCGCCGCGGACCTTCTCGTGGCCCTTAACACTTACAACAGCGAAAACGAAGAAGAGGTTCCCGAAGAAACCGAGGTCTACGGGATATGCGAGCTCTGCGGACAGTACGGCCCACTGTACAAGGTCAACATCGAGGGCGGCGAGAAGTGGATATGCGAGAGCTGCAAGGATAGTCTCAACCTCTAAACTCCTTTCAGCTCTTTCATAACCTCGTCAAGGATTGTTCCGAACTCTCGGTTCCTGTTCTCAACGCTCAGCGTATGGAGTCGTCCCAACGGCCGGAACCTGTCGAGCATCTTCCTGTGAACGACGGCCAAGAGGGGCTTTTCTAACTTCAGAACCTCGCCAACGATGTGGATAAACTCGTCGCTCTTGTACTCCATGGGGCCGATTTCGTCTATGACTATCAAGTCTGCCTCAACCAGGGCACGCCTTATAGCTGAAACGCCGACCTGGTCAAGTTCGTCAACGTGGACGATGTACTTTCCAAAGGGGACGCCAGGAAGATGCGACGTCCCGCGGAGGCTCGCAAGCGTTCCCTCCTCTCCGGTATCAAGAGCGATAATCCTGAACCCAACCCGCCTTCCGTTTCGCCTGACCTCCCTCGTTATGATCCCACCGACGATGTAACCCCAGCGGTCGACTTCCCTCGCAACCCTCTCCACGAGCGTTGTCTTCCCGACTCCCGCCGGGCCCGTCACGAATACTCTCAGCGTCATTCCAACCACCGAAGGAGATTTAAGTTCCTCCCTTAAACCCTTTGGGGTGGTGGTTGTGGAGGTAAGGTACAGGCCAGAGGAGCTGACAAGACTTCCGAGAAGCGTGCGCTATGAGAGTGGAAAGGTCGTCATGATCGACCAGACCCTGCTCCCAACGGAATTCAAAACGATTGAGTTGATAACCGTTGAAGAAGTCGCTGAAGCGATCGTAACCATGAAGATTCGCGGGGCGCCGGCGATAGGTGCAGCGGCGGCTTTCGGTCTGGCACTCTACGCGGACACGACGAAGGCAAAAACCCGGGACGAGTTCATGGACGGCTTTTACAATGCATACGATAGGCTGAAGAACACCCGGCCGACGGCGGTTAACCTCTTCTGGGCGCTCAACAGGATCAGGAGGTTCGTTGAGGAGAACGCCGAGAGTTCACTGGAGGAGATTAAGCGCATGATTGTTGCCGAGGCGCAGAAGATAGCGGACGAGGACGTTGAAGCAAACCTCAGAATGGGTCACTACGGTGCCGAGGCCCTGCCCGAGGGGAACGTTCTCACCCACTGCAACGCTGGCAGCCTCGCAACGGTCCAGCTCGGAA from Thermococcus sp. includes:
- the mtnA gene encoding S-methyl-5-thioribose-1-phosphate isomerase, whose protein sequence is MEVRYRPEELTRLPRSVRYESGKVVMIDQTLLPTEFKTIELITVEEVAEAIVTMKIRGAPAIGAAAAFGLALYADTTKAKTRDEFMDGFYNAYDRLKNTRPTAVNLFWALNRIRRFVEENAESSLEEIKRMIVAEAQKIADEDVEANLRMGHYGAEALPEGNVLTHCNAGSLATVQLGTVGAVLRVMHRDGNLKLLWVDETRPVLQGARLSAWEYHYDGIPLKLIADNMAGFVMAQGKVDAIIVGADRIVANGDFANKIGTYTLAVLAKEHGIPFFTVAPLSTIDMSLKSGKEIPIEERKPEEVLTCGGCKIAPDVGVYNPAFDVTPHKYLTGIITDRGVVYPPFRRNLKRLFERE
- a CDS encoding NTPase, which gives rise to MTLRVFVTGPAGVGKTTLVERVAREVDRWGYIVGGIITREVRRNGRRVGFRIIALDTGEEGTLASLRGTSHLPGVPFGKYIVHVDELDQVGVSAIRRALVEADLIVIDEIGPMEYKSDEFIHIVGEVLKLEKPLLAVVHRKMLDRFRPLGRLHTLSVENRNREFGTILDEVMKELKGV
- the albA gene encoding DNA-binding protein Alba, translating into MAEEHVVYIGKKPVMNYVLAVITQFNEGAKEVSVKARGRAISRAVDVAEIVRNRFLPEVRVKEIRIGTEELPTADGRTANTSTIEIVMEKP
- the purB gene encoding adenylosuccinate lyase; its protein translation is MAVHPIDYRYGSEEMRRIWDEENKLQKLLDVEAALARAHAKVGNIPEESARVISERANTKWVKVERVKEIEAEIHHDIMAVVKALSEVCGEHGKYVHLGATSNDIIDTANALLIKESLEIVKKDLREIRSILKNLAGKHKYTVCIGRTHGQHAVPTTYGMKFAIWLDEIQRHLDRIDELKERVLVGQMSGAVGTMASFGSKGLEIQRLVMEDLGLKPARISNQIIQRDVYAELMMVLALIASTLDKIALEIRNLQRTEILEISEPFGKRQVGSSTMPHKRNPILSEKVSGLARVLYSNVIPALLNNPLWHERDLTNSSVERVILPESFVLLDEMLKSMKKVLSGLEFFPENIKRNLYMTHNLIMAEPLMLKLTEKGMGRQEAHELVRGLAMRAFRENRDLIDVAIGNKDVRKFLTEEDFESLKLENYIGMAPRIVENIIAWIEEKERKEGF
- a CDS encoding ArsR/SmtB family transcription factor, which gives rise to MALLSGKTIGVHDERAKELAQILTSDKALAILHLIEDQALSISEIARELDIPISTVSYHMERMLRVGLVEVAGRKYGKRLQEVKLYRASNKPILLLPRKSAANVKKTLFPGFEGLHVISLALAGLVSVAVYTVSKRLLAVHPESGAGNIPSSPQKMAPLVETASHQGTSTVSTSSTVPLLLALITFILTFSLFLYILHRRT
- a CDS encoding cyclic nucleotide-binding/CBS domain-containing protein; translated protein: MAPRISVGQVVKRKAVVVKPSDTVHRVARILSKNKVGSAVVVKDDEVVGIITDRDILDKVVAKGLNPKEVKVREVMTENPVTIEDDYDVQDAIDRMMDRGIRRLLVTRLGRPIGFVTAADLLVALNTYNSENEEEVPEETEVYGICELCGQYGPLYKVNIEGGEKWICESCKDSLNL